The following coding sequences are from one Capsicum annuum cultivar UCD-10X-F1 chromosome 3, UCD10Xv1.1, whole genome shotgun sequence window:
- the LOC107862650 gene encoding transmembrane protein 53 has product MAYFSGILQRPVVAASAVAIASVSTDIHEKLWPSKSLDNSCSEQLNSEKKTSWVSQISVSKLADLSFVTRIRVPVPNVNIPSRSTSSTSVSALPFGTSSMLVNVYQSAALAKSANPSTYTYTVPSSPSEVLYRWHLPEPNAAVDISRNGDSSPIKSRTVVVLLGWLGAKQKHLKRYAEWYSSRGYHVITFAFPMSEILSYQVGGKAEQDIELLVNHLADWLEEEHGKNLVFHTFSNTGWLTYGVILEKFQKQDDTLMRRIKGCIVDSAPVAAPDPQVWASGFSAAFLKKNSVATKRIMTLSDRDTDVTIKTKTSAETKPAATEAALLLVLEKFFEVVLNLPTINRRLSDVVDLLTSRQPSCPQLYIYSSADRVIPAVSVESFVEDQRRTGRNVTACNFVSTPHVDHFRNEPELYTSQLTQFLEDSVLSSCKQPS; this is encoded by the exons ATGGCTTACTTTTCTGGAATCCTCCAAAGACCTGTAGTTGCAGCATCTGCAGTTGCTATAGCTTCTGTATCTACtgatattcatgaaaaattatggCCGTCGAAGTCATTAGACAACTCTTGTTCAGAGCAATTGAATTCCGAAAAGAAAACATCATGGGTTTCTCAGATATCTGTTTCTAAGCTAGCCGATTTGTCGTTTGTTACCAGAATACGTGTTCCAGTGCCTAATGTAAATATTCCAAGTCGCAGCACCAGTTCTACTTCTGTTTCAGCCCTTCCTTTTGGTACTTCTTCTATGTTGGTCAACGTTTATCAATCAGCAGCATTGGCCAAATCTGCTAATCCatccacatatacatatacagtTCCTTCTTCACCTTCGGAGGTGTTGTATAGATGGCACTTACCAGAGCCAAATGCTGCTGTAGATATATCAAGGAATGGTGATTCTTCACCAATAAAGTCTAGGACTGTGGTAGTACTGTTGGGATGGTTAGGTGCAAAGCAAAAGCATCTAAAGAGATACGCAGAGTGGTATTCATCAAGAGGATATCATGTTATTACGTTTGCTTTCCCAATGTCTGAGATTCTAAGCTATCAAGTCGGGGGAAAGGCAGAGCAGGATATTGAACTGCTTGTGAATCATCTTGCTGATTGGTTGGAAGAAGAGCATGGAAAGAACTTGGTCTTCCACACTTTCAGTAATACTGGATGGTTAAC TTATGGTGTCATTTTGGAAAAGTTTCAGAAACAAGATGACACTTTAATGAGAAGGATCAAGGGTTGTATTGTTGATTCTGCCCCTGTCGCAGCTCCGGATCCACAG GTCTGGGCTTCTGGATTCTCCGCTgcctttttgaaaaagaatagtGTTGCAACAAAACGCATCATGACTTTAAGCGACAGAGACACGGATGTGACAATAAAAACCAAAACTTCTGCGGAAACTAAGCCTGCAGCAACTGAAGCAGCATTGCTATTAGTACTGGAGAAGTTCTTTGAGGTGGTTTTGAACCTTCCCACCATAAATAG GAGGCTTTCTGATGTTGTAGATCTACTGACATCCCGGCAACCAAGTTGCCCGCAATTATACATATACAGCAGTGCCGACAGAGTCATTCCTGCGGTTTCTGTTGAGTCCTTTGTAGAAGATCAACGGAGAACTGGTCGCAATGTTACAGCTTGCAACTTCGTTTCTACACCTCATGTTGATCATTTTAGGAATGAACCAGAATTGTATACTTCACAGCTTACCCAATTTCTAGAGGACTCAGTTCTAAGCTCTTGCAAACAACCTTCTTGA
- the LOC107862651 gene encoding E3 ubiquitin-protein ligase AIRP2 yields MTNYYELVKSTSCEDSLKKIEDDIQYANSLAASIPRFKNGTCLRMKLVYSNLAPILQLLLRWMDCSCTCLFTSYFNLFHIVVYKVIPNGKKKIPSDGRKASIREFYAVLLPSLQHLHDSSSEQDSSQDKPQVSKIIAGKKVQENKHFDADLEKENECGICLEPCTKVVLPNCCHAMCISCYRDWNLRSQSCPFCRGNLKRVNSGDLWVLTGNNDVVDQATLSNEDMLRFYLYINNLPKAIPDALFLVYYEYLI; encoded by the exons ATGACAAATTATTATGAGCTAGTGAAATCTACTTCCTGTGAAGATTCTTTAAAGAAAATTGAAGATGATATTCAGTATGCAAATTCGCT GGCAGCTTCTATTCCGAGGTTCAAGAATGGTACATGTCTACGGATGAAATTGGTGTACAGTAACTTGGCACCAATACTCCAGCTCCTGCTCCGGTGGATGGATTGCTCATGCACATGCTTATTTACAAGTTATTTCAATCTCTTCCACATAGTTGTATACAAG gttaTCCCCAATGGAAAGAAGAAGATTCCTTCTGATGGGAGGAAAGCAAGCATTAGAGAATTCTATG CTGTTCTATTACCATCTCTCCAGCACCTGCATGACAGCTCATCAGAGCAGGATAGTAGTCAAGACAAACCTCAAGTTTCAAAAATTATTGCTGGGAAGAAAGTACAAGAGAATAAGCATTTCGATGCTGATctagagaaagaaaatgaatgCGGAATCTGCTTAGAACCATGCACCAAAGTAGTTTTGCCAAATTGTTGTCATGCAATGTGCATTAGTTGCTATCGTGACTG GAACTTAAGGTCCCAGTCCTGCCCATTTTGCAGGGGAAACCTCAAAAGAGTGAACTCAGGGGATCTGTGGGTTCTGACAGGCAATAACGACGTTGTTGACCAGGCAACTCTTTCGAATGAAGACATGTTGCGTTTCTATCTTTACATAAATAACCTGCCTAAAGCTATTCCAGATGCACTGTTCTTAGTTTATTAcgaatatttgatatga